One segment of Alnus glutinosa chromosome 2, dhAlnGlut1.1, whole genome shotgun sequence DNA contains the following:
- the LOC133860708 gene encoding senescence-specific cysteine protease SAG39-like, whose translation MSSMGFVSQCFCLVVMVTLGALASQLAAARSLQDASMRERHEEWMASYGRVYKDINEKQERYKIFEENVALIESSNRDPNKPYKLSVNQFADLTNEEFKASRNRFKGHICSTKSSSFKYGNVSAVPSTMDWRMKGAVTPVKDQGQCGCCWSFSAVAATEGITKLTTGKLISLSEQELVDCDTSGVDQGCEGGLMDNAFTFIQHNHGLASEANYPYKGVDGTCNTKKQAIHAAEINGFEDVPANNEEALLNAVAHQPVSVAIDAGGYDFQFYSKGVFIGACGTQLDHGVTAVGYGTSDDGTKYWLVKNSWGTQWGEEGYIRMQRDVDAKEGLCGIAMKASYPTA comes from the exons ATGAGTTCCATGGGGTTCGTTAGCCAgtgcttttgtttggttgtgatGGTCACATTGGGAGCTTTGGCTTCTCAATTAGCTGCGGCTCGCAGCCTCCAAGATGCATCAATGCGTGAGAGGCACGAGGAGTGGATGGCGAGCTATGGACGTGTGTATAAGGACATTAATGAGAAGCAGGAACGCTACAAGATATTCGAGGAAAATGTGGCGCTTATTGAATCTTCTAACAGAGATCCAAACAAACCTTACAAGCTGAGTGTTAACCAATTTGCAGATCTCACGAATGAAGAGTTCAAAGCCTCCCGGAATAGATTCAAGGGCCATATTTGTTCCACAAAGTCCTCTtctttcaaatatggaaatgtCTCCGCAGTTCCGTCTACAATGGACTGGAGAATGAAAGGAGCCGTGACACCTGTCAAGGACCAAGGACAATGCg GTTGTTGCTGGTCATTTTCAGCAGTAGCAGCGACGGAAGGTATTACCAAGCTAACAACTGGTAAATTAATCTCTTTATCCGAGCAAGAGCTGGTTGACTGTGACACCAGTGGCGTGGACCAAGGCTGTGAAGGAGGTTTGATGGACAACGCCTTCACATTCATCCAACATAATCACGGCCTCGCATCAGAAGCTAACTATCCTTACAAGGGTGTTGACGGAACCTGCAACACTAAAAAACAAGCCATCCATGCGGCTGAGATAAACGGCTTTGAAGATGTGCCTGCCAACAATGAAGAGGCCCTTCTCAACGCTGTTGCTCACCAGCCGGTTTCTGTTGCCATTGATGCCGGGGGGTATGACTTTCAATTCTATTCAAAGGGTGTCTTTATCGGTGCCTGTGGCACGCAATTGGACCATGGAGTTACTGCTGTTGGGTACGGGACTAGCGACGATGGGACTAAATATTGGCTGGTGAAGAACTCGTGGGGCACACAATGGGGCGAAGAAGGGTACATACGGATGCAAAGAGATGTTGATGCAAAGGAAGGCCTCTGTGGCATAGCTATGAAAGCCTCTTACCCCACTGCATAA